The proteins below are encoded in one region of Syntrophotalea carbinolica DSM 2380:
- a CDS encoding alkaline phosphatase: MSSLSQKIAAAFSILLLSVCLPGCGNSERTTNTDTAESTVTAETPTRTKNIIVMIGDGMGFNHYRAASLFLYGEPEGQPYTAFPLRIAMSTYPATGQYDPDTFWATFDAARQGATDSAAAATAMATGSKTYRYAVGVDAERRKLPNIVETAEASGRATGIVTSVQFSHATPAGFGAHNPTRKNYEEIARDLLTKSGLEVLMGSGHPWYDDSGQLRETPNSYSFIGGESTWDALLQGDMGNDCDKDGIIDPWTLIEEREAFRKLADGATPKRVLGIARVARTLQQKRGEAGEVSDKAFAQPFITSVPTLAEMSRGALNVLDNDPDGFFLMIEGGAIDWASHANQTDRMIEEQVDFDRAVASVIKWVETHSSWQDTLLIVTADHECGFLNGAGPSTQWNPLVSKGILHQPSVQWHSTGHTNALVPLFAKGAGTQLLREEVRPRPDPVRGPYLDNTSVGNVVMTLLAPKRH; the protein is encoded by the coding sequence ATGTCTTCCCTGTCACAAAAAATCGCCGCCGCCTTCAGCATCCTGTTGCTGTCTGTCTGCCTGCCGGGCTGCGGAAACTCGGAACGCACCACCAACACCGATACCGCCGAATCCACCGTTACTGCGGAAACACCCACACGGACAAAAAATATTATCGTCATGATCGGCGACGGCATGGGCTTCAACCACTATCGGGCCGCCAGCCTGTTCCTGTACGGTGAGCCTGAGGGGCAACCCTACACCGCTTTTCCCTTGCGGATTGCCATGAGCACCTACCCGGCGACCGGGCAGTACGATCCGGACACCTTCTGGGCGACCTTCGATGCGGCTCGTCAGGGAGCCACCGACTCGGCCGCAGCAGCGACCGCCATGGCCACCGGCAGCAAGACTTACCGATACGCTGTGGGGGTGGATGCGGAACGTCGGAAACTGCCCAACATCGTCGAAACAGCCGAGGCCAGCGGACGCGCAACCGGCATTGTCACCAGTGTACAGTTCAGTCACGCCACCCCCGCGGGCTTTGGGGCGCATAATCCGACCCGTAAAAATTACGAAGAGATTGCCCGGGACCTGCTTACCAAAAGCGGACTGGAGGTGCTGATGGGCAGCGGCCACCCTTGGTATGACGACAGTGGCCAGCTCCGTGAAACGCCGAATTCGTACAGCTTTATCGGTGGAGAATCGACTTGGGATGCGCTGTTACAGGGAGATATGGGTAACGATTGCGACAAGGACGGTATCATCGACCCCTGGACTCTGATCGAAGAACGGGAAGCTTTCCGCAAGCTGGCTGACGGCGCCACGCCCAAACGGGTTCTCGGTATCGCGCGAGTCGCCCGCACTCTGCAGCAGAAGCGAGGCGAAGCCGGCGAGGTCTCCGACAAAGCCTTTGCGCAACCGTTTATTACGTCGGTACCGACACTGGCGGAGATGAGCCGTGGTGCATTAAATGTTCTGGACAACGACCCGGATGGATTTTTTCTGATGATCGAAGGCGGCGCCATCGATTGGGCCAGTCACGCCAACCAGACCGACAGGATGATCGAGGAACAGGTCGATTTCGACCGTGCCGTTGCCAGTGTCATCAAGTGGGTAGAGACGCACAGCTCATGGCAGGACACACTGCTGATCGTCACCGCCGACCACGAATGCGGTTTTCTCAACGGCGCAGGCCCCTCAACACAATGGAACCCCCTGGTAAGCAAAGGCATTCTGCACCAACCGTCCGTTCAATGGCATTCCACCGGTCATACCAACGCGCTTGTGCCGCTGTTTGCCAAAGGGGCAGGCACGCAACTTTTGCGGGAAGAAGTACGGCCGCGCCCTGATCCGGTACGCGGCCCTTATCTGGACAACACATCGGTGGGAAATGTTGTCATGACCTTGCTGGCGCCAAAACGGCATTAA
- a CDS encoding amidase, whose product MASFPEYDQFDGTGLAELIKKGEISSLEVCEEAIRRAENLNPQLNAIITKTYALARETAKSSCGDAPFCGVPFLLKDAHHALKGVPMSCGSALLKTYIPQYDAEIVRRFKKAGLIILGKTNTPEFKLAYVTEPKAFGPTRNPWNPEYSCGGSSGGSAAAVAAGIVPFASATDEGGSIRVPASYCGLFGLKPSRGRNPVGPDFDEEWSGMSHSHVVTRSVRDSAVMLDAVCGFENGAPYGIFNKERPFIEEVDIAPGKLRIAFYLRAAYGKNIHPECVKAVEQACTLLTDLGHEVVEEEPDFREEDAALNYVIVVIGNAAALVDKLVRIHGRSKVRRELELSNYTFYGLGRALKALDFVKAKRRWTQFGVTMDQMLNKYDVVLTPTLGQPPVPVGSQQLGRADRFSMKLIASFIGSMMLTSRKLTDAILDKTVDTIMRGQMPVTFIANITGQPAMSVPLHWSKDGLPCGVQFIGRYGDEAKLLRLAGQLEKAQPWFDKRPQIQQ is encoded by the coding sequence ATGGCTTCATTCCCTGAATATGATCAATTTGATGGTACTGGTTTAGCGGAGCTGATCAAAAAGGGGGAAATCAGCAGCCTGGAAGTATGCGAAGAGGCGATTCGCCGTGCTGAAAACCTCAACCCTCAATTAAATGCGATCATCACAAAAACCTACGCTCTGGCAAGAGAAACGGCTAAAAGCTCGTGCGGCGACGCTCCCTTCTGCGGTGTTCCCTTTCTGCTGAAAGATGCGCACCATGCCTTGAAGGGGGTTCCCATGAGTTGCGGCAGCGCGTTACTCAAAACGTACATCCCGCAGTATGATGCCGAAATTGTGCGTCGCTTCAAAAAGGCCGGTTTGATCATACTCGGCAAGACGAACACGCCTGAGTTCAAGCTTGCTTATGTTACCGAGCCTAAGGCCTTTGGCCCGACACGGAATCCCTGGAATCCTGAGTACTCGTGCGGCGGCTCCAGCGGCGGGTCAGCCGCGGCGGTGGCTGCCGGCATTGTTCCCTTCGCATCAGCCACGGATGAGGGAGGATCCATTCGCGTCCCCGCATCTTATTGTGGCCTGTTCGGCCTCAAGCCGAGCAGGGGACGCAACCCGGTGGGACCCGACTTCGATGAAGAATGGTCGGGCATGTCCCATAGCCATGTTGTTACACGATCTGTTCGAGACTCTGCTGTCATGCTCGATGCTGTCTGCGGCTTTGAAAACGGAGCCCCATACGGCATTTTCAACAAGGAAAGACCTTTTATCGAAGAAGTGGATATTGCACCGGGCAAGTTGCGAATCGCTTTTTACTTGCGAGCGGCATACGGAAAAAACATACATCCGGAATGCGTGAAGGCGGTAGAGCAGGCATGTACGCTGCTCACTGATTTGGGGCATGAAGTCGTAGAAGAAGAGCCTGATTTTCGGGAGGAAGATGCTGCCCTGAACTACGTCATCGTGGTGATCGGGAATGCCGCCGCGCTTGTCGATAAACTGGTTCGGATTCACGGACGATCCAAAGTGAGACGGGAATTGGAATTGTCAAACTACACCTTTTACGGCCTGGGGCGGGCCCTGAAGGCGCTCGACTTTGTGAAGGCTAAACGCAGGTGGACGCAGTTCGGGGTAACGATGGATCAGATGCTGAATAAATATGACGTGGTACTCACCCCGACCCTGGGTCAGCCGCCCGTGCCTGTTGGTTCGCAGCAGCTCGGCAGGGCAGATCGGTTTTCGATGAAGCTGATCGCTTCGTTTATCGGCAGCATGATGTTAACCAGCCGGAAACTGACCGACGCGATACTTGATAAAACCGTTGATACGATAATGAGGGGGCAGATGCCGGTCACATTCATTGCCAACATTACCGGACAGCCGGCAATGTCTGTACCGTTGCATTGGTCAAAAGACGGATTGCCTTGCGGAGTACAGTTTATCGGTCGCTATGGCGATGAAGCGAAATTACTGCGACTCGCCGGCCAGTTGGAAAAAGCACAGCCGTGGTTCGATAAGAGGCCGCAGATTCAGCAGTGA
- a CDS encoding nitroreductase family protein, whose product MLDLKIDSDKCTRCEQCVRDCPLSVLVMDQGVPYVGEDKAEKCIECQHCLAVCPTSALSIFGLKPEDSLPLEGYLPDEVRMETLIKGRRSIRRFRQEPVDPAVIEKLLKISAHAPTGVNSRKVLFTVVEDQQAMEQVKLATMDGIRKRVEEESLPKGKEFYGGILRAWDKGADILFRKAPHLLMVSVDAKAPTPTADGFIAMTTFEMMAATMGLGTLWDGLAKWAMVDMNPELGTKLGIPESHEIVYVMLFGKPAVTYHRTVQRDADLKVNRVVWDD is encoded by the coding sequence ATGCTCGATCTGAAAATAGACAGCGACAAGTGTACGCGCTGTGAACAGTGCGTCCGGGACTGCCCGTTGAGCGTTCTGGTTATGGACCAGGGTGTGCCATACGTTGGTGAAGATAAGGCGGAGAAATGTATCGAGTGCCAGCACTGTCTGGCGGTTTGTCCCACCTCGGCCCTCAGTATTTTCGGTCTGAAACCGGAAGACAGCCTGCCCCTCGAAGGATATTTACCCGACGAAGTTCGGATGGAGACTCTCATCAAGGGGCGTCGCTCCATCCGGCGTTTCCGGCAGGAACCCGTCGATCCGGCGGTTATCGAAAAGCTGCTCAAAATATCCGCTCATGCGCCGACCGGCGTCAATTCCCGCAAGGTGCTGTTTACCGTGGTTGAGGATCAGCAGGCCATGGAGCAGGTCAAGCTGGCGACCATGGACGGCATCCGTAAAAGAGTTGAAGAGGAAAGCCTGCCCAAAGGCAAAGAGTTTTACGGCGGTATCCTGCGGGCGTGGGATAAAGGTGCGGACATCCTGTTTCGCAAGGCACCTCATCTGCTGATGGTGTCCGTCGATGCCAAGGCGCCGACCCCCACGGCCGATGGTTTTATCGCCATGACCACTTTCGAGATGATGGCTGCGACCATGGGATTGGGGACCCTGTGGGACGGCCTGGCCAAATGGGCCATGGTCGACATGAACCCGGAACTCGGCACCAAACTCGGCATTCCCGAATCCCACGAGATTGTTTACGTGATGCTGTTCGGCAAACCGGCGGTGACCTACCACCGCACCGTGCAGCGCGACGCGGACCTCAAGGTCAATCGGGTGGTGTGGGATGATTAG
- a CDS encoding helix-turn-helix domain-containing protein, with the protein MKRPDAKEMKRLRQEFFNDIEEGRITLAEATRRMRKILGMNRREYAEKVLKIGFETLQAVETGKGNPTLKTLKIIGAPFGLEVGFVRKKGE; encoded by the coding sequence ATGAAAAGACCCGATGCAAAAGAGATGAAAAGGCTGCGCCAGGAGTTCTTCAATGACATAGAGGAGGGTCGTATTACCCTGGCGGAAGCAACAAGAAGGATGCGTAAGATTTTGGGCATGAACAGAAGGGAATACGCAGAAAAGGTCTTGAAAATTGGTTTTGAAACCCTGCAAGCCGTAGAGACAGGGAAGGGAAACCCGACCCTGAAAACACTTAAGATCATCGGCGCCCCTTTTGGATTGGAGGTTGGATTCGTCCGAAAAAAGGGCGAATAA
- a CDS encoding nitroreductase family protein: MDFSQLLHTRQSVRKYSSRPVETEKLRQLIEAVRLAPSACNAQPWTLILVDDPALKDKVARAACSKALGLNNFATQAPVIAVLVLEKPKWTVRMGALIQRREFPLIDIGIAAAHFCLQATDLGLSTCMMGWFDESTIKKLLHIPRRRRIGLVISLGYAPQDYPQRPKSRKDAHAMSRSNRY; the protein is encoded by the coding sequence ATGGACTTTTCACAGCTTCTCCATACCCGTCAGAGCGTTCGCAAATACAGTAGCAGACCTGTCGAAACCGAAAAACTCCGGCAACTTATCGAGGCTGTACGGCTGGCGCCGTCCGCCTGCAACGCCCAGCCCTGGACCCTGATCCTGGTCGATGATCCGGCGCTTAAAGACAAAGTGGCCCGTGCCGCCTGCAGCAAAGCCCTGGGCCTGAACAATTTCGCCACGCAAGCTCCGGTCATCGCCGTGCTGGTCCTGGAAAAACCGAAATGGACCGTGCGCATGGGAGCCCTGATCCAGCGGCGGGAATTCCCCCTTATCGACATCGGCATCGCTGCCGCCCATTTCTGCCTGCAGGCCACCGACCTTGGCCTGAGTACCTGCATGATGGGCTGGTTCGACGAAAGCACCATCAAAAAGCTGCTTCACATCCCCCGCCGACGCCGCATCGGCCTGGTTATAAGCCTCGGCTACGCCCCGCAGGACTATCCCCAACGCCCTAAATCCCGCAAAGATGCGCACGCCATGAGTCGGAGCAACCGGTACTGA
- a CDS encoding DnaJ domain-containing protein gives MTYEELQHALRVFDLGDQASLKEIKNRHRELAKRYHPDAGNQSDEQAIRQLNESYKLLLEYVRHYRFSFDEDTFYEQCPEERIRRQYEEDPVWGSRS, from the coding sequence ATGACATACGAGGAGTTGCAACATGCGTTGAGAGTCTTTGATCTCGGGGATCAGGCTTCCCTGAAGGAGATCAAGAACAGGCATCGCGAACTGGCCAAACGTTACCACCCGGATGCAGGTAATCAGAGCGACGAACAAGCTATCCGGCAACTGAACGAAAGTTACAAGTTGCTGCTGGAATACGTTCGCCATTACCGTTTCAGCTTTGATGAGGACACCTTTTACGAACAGTGCCCGGAGGAGCGGATCCGACGTCAATATGAGGAAGATCCGGTCTGGGGCAGCCGTTCATAA
- a CDS encoding type II toxin-antitoxin system HipA family toxin has protein sequence MDEVSVEMYVKGEWRKVADFGVYGKNYGAGYHSKCHLSYDIDYVLSRMEEDRIVDRVGCRYPINFDLYEADSWPAFLLDLLPTGAAREAWLKMLGIRDDTSSWWQLLRFATGNPPGNLRIAGAAVKAKAHPGFEKKMVIEKNVDFIEYAEANGALVAGASDVQGQAPKFLLVEDRNERWHAEGAIPEDRVKCYWLVKFPRGKTAADRLVLRNEAPYYEVARAFGLRTAAPLKYEDGALFVRRFDRRVTQGGVERFGLESMTSVCGISEFGLRGSHNEACKMIHRYATEPRKEIPEYIKRDILNVALRNTDNHGRNTAFLKSPLGVVTLSPLFDFAPMFKDPEGIARAYRWDAEGEMEIGLPDWGYVAEALEKEVDIDSKQLRSWLADCASEVEDLPDTMVRCGVEESLVDDLSRRIQQVAQKLKEARPAQ, from the coding sequence ATGGATGAAGTCAGTGTCGAAATGTATGTCAAAGGGGAATGGCGCAAGGTAGCCGACTTCGGTGTTTACGGGAAAAATTATGGGGCGGGGTATCATTCTAAATGCCATCTCTCATATGACATTGACTATGTCCTCTCACGAATGGAAGAAGACCGAATCGTTGATCGGGTAGGCTGCCGCTACCCCATTAACTTTGACCTCTACGAAGCTGATAGCTGGCCGGCCTTTTTGCTCGATCTGTTGCCGACCGGTGCAGCACGAGAAGCCTGGCTCAAAATGCTTGGGATTAGAGACGACACTTCGTCCTGGTGGCAGCTTTTGAGATTTGCGACTGGGAATCCGCCTGGGAATCTTCGCATTGCCGGCGCCGCCGTCAAGGCAAAAGCGCATCCCGGTTTTGAAAAGAAAATGGTCATAGAGAAAAATGTCGACTTTATTGAGTACGCCGAAGCCAATGGCGCTCTGGTTGCGGGAGCCAGCGACGTGCAAGGCCAGGCTCCAAAATTTTTACTGGTGGAGGATCGCAACGAACGTTGGCATGCAGAGGGGGCTATCCCCGAGGACCGGGTCAAATGTTATTGGCTTGTCAAATTCCCAAGAGGAAAAACTGCTGCCGACAGACTGGTGCTTCGTAATGAGGCACCATATTACGAAGTGGCCAGAGCCTTTGGTCTTCGTACCGCAGCACCTTTGAAATATGAGGATGGCGCCCTGTTTGTTCGTCGCTTCGATCGAAGGGTAACACAAGGCGGTGTGGAAAGATTCGGATTGGAAAGCATGACCTCGGTTTGCGGTATCAGCGAATTTGGACTTAGAGGTTCCCACAATGAGGCATGTAAAATGATCCATCGCTATGCAACTGAGCCGCGCAAAGAAATCCCGGAATACATCAAAAGGGATATTCTCAATGTTGCCCTGAGGAATACCGACAACCACGGAAGAAACACAGCCTTTCTAAAATCGCCCTTGGGGGTTGTCACCCTGTCTCCACTGTTCGACTTTGCCCCTATGTTTAAAGACCCTGAAGGAATCGCCAGGGCTTACAGATGGGACGCTGAGGGCGAAATGGAGATCGGATTGCCTGACTGGGGTTATGTAGCCGAGGCGCTCGAAAAGGAAGTAGACATCGACAGCAAACAGCTTCGTAGTTGGTTGGCCGATTGTGCATCCGAGGTTGAGGATCTGCCAGATACGATGGTCCGTTGCGGCGTTGAGGAAAGTCTTGTCGATGACCTCTCCAGAAGAATTCAACAGGTCGCTCAAAAACTGAAAGAGGCGCGTCCGGCACAGTAA
- a CDS encoding bacteriohemerythrin — translation MALIQWNTSLSVNIAEIDTQHQRLISMINELNDAMLQGRGKDVLGKIIAGLVSYTATHFATEEKYFDRHGYPASNAHKQEHRDFTAKVSEFKQGFDEGRLGLSVSVMNFLGDWLRNHIKGSDMDYSPFLTGKGVR, via the coding sequence ATGGCCCTGATTCAATGGAACACCAGCTTATCTGTCAATATTGCGGAAATCGACACCCAGCACCAACGCCTGATCAGTATGATCAACGAACTTAACGACGCCATGCTGCAGGGACGCGGCAAAGATGTTCTCGGCAAGATCATCGCCGGTCTGGTATCCTATACCGCTACCCATTTCGCCACCGAAGAAAAATATTTCGATCGTCACGGCTACCCGGCCAGCAACGCCCACAAACAAGAGCACCGCGACTTTACCGCCAAAGTCAGCGAGTTCAAGCAAGGGTTTGACGAAGGGCGGCTCGGCCTCTCCGTCTCGGTAATGAACTTCCTCGGCGATTGGCTGCGTAACCATATCAAGGGCAGCGACATGGACTACAGCCCGTTTCTGACCGGCAAGGGCGTCAGGTAA
- the cls gene encoding cardiolipin synthase has translation MAYAWLEDLFWLLLVGYGVLTAWHALLYKRDPRAALGWIVTALAIPGIGPVLYWLLGVNRIRTRGRGWQEGGQGLPMRVAQQVDGAGAMVPTALASYRECYAPYLDLAEAVTRRPLLCGNDIEILFNGDGAYPAMLQAVEDAHRHIYLSSYIFESNATGRRFVEALARAVKRGVEVRVLVDALGECYSWPRISSLLHRHNVPVARFLPFSLGGRGMHFNLRNHRKLLVVDGRLGFTGGMNIGDRHLVAGASVGGVKDLHFRIAGPVAGQMRDAFCEDWAFATGERLSPSAVSDDTAGQAICRGISAGPNEDFEKLHWLLTGVLAVARQRVCIMTPYFIPDRGLMTALNSAALRGVEVELLLPERSNLPLVHWASRSYLWELLQYGVRIYWQPPPFDHTKLLLVDHQYSQVGSANLDPRSLRLNFEFNLEIFDAAVNARLAGHFAACRNAARRVTLEEVDGRPLPVKMRDATAKLFSPYL, from the coding sequence ATGGCCTACGCCTGGCTTGAAGATCTTTTCTGGCTGTTGTTGGTGGGGTACGGCGTGCTGACGGCATGGCATGCCTTGTTGTACAAACGCGATCCGCGTGCGGCACTCGGTTGGATCGTCACCGCCCTGGCGATACCCGGCATCGGTCCTGTGCTTTACTGGCTGCTGGGAGTGAACCGTATCCGTACCCGGGGCCGCGGTTGGCAGGAGGGCGGACAGGGACTGCCCATGCGTGTGGCGCAGCAGGTCGACGGGGCAGGGGCAATGGTACCAACCGCCTTGGCATCCTATAGAGAATGCTACGCTCCCTACCTGGACCTGGCCGAGGCGGTAACCCGGCGGCCGCTGCTTTGCGGTAATGACATCGAAATTCTGTTCAACGGCGACGGGGCGTATCCGGCCATGCTGCAGGCCGTTGAGGATGCCCACCGGCACATTTATCTGTCGAGTTATATCTTTGAGAGCAACGCCACCGGTCGGCGATTTGTCGAAGCTCTGGCCCGAGCTGTAAAACGAGGGGTCGAGGTGCGGGTGTTGGTCGATGCGCTTGGCGAATGCTATTCCTGGCCCCGTATCAGCAGCCTGCTGCATCGTCACAACGTACCCGTCGCCCGGTTTCTGCCTTTTTCTCTCGGTGGTCGCGGTATGCATTTCAATTTGCGCAATCATCGTAAATTGCTGGTGGTGGATGGCCGCCTCGGTTTTACCGGCGGCATGAATATCGGCGACCGGCATCTGGTTGCAGGGGCATCGGTTGGCGGTGTGAAAGATCTGCATTTTCGCATTGCCGGGCCGGTGGCCGGGCAGATGCGGGATGCTTTTTGCGAGGACTGGGCCTTTGCAACGGGTGAAAGACTGTCGCCGAGTGCCGTGTCCGACGACACCGCGGGGCAGGCCATATGTCGCGGGATCAGTGCCGGCCCCAACGAAGATTTCGAAAAGCTGCACTGGTTGTTGACCGGTGTTCTGGCGGTTGCCCGTCAGAGGGTCTGTATCATGACGCCCTACTTCATTCCCGATCGCGGACTGATGACGGCTTTGAACAGTGCCGCTTTGCGCGGGGTCGAGGTCGAGCTTCTGCTGCCGGAGCGAAGTAATCTGCCGCTGGTGCATTGGGCGAGTCGTAGTTACCTCTGGGAGTTGCTGCAGTATGGGGTGCGTATATACTGGCAGCCGCCCCCTTTCGATCACACCAAATTGCTGTTGGTCGATCATCAGTACAGCCAGGTCGGTTCCGCTAATCTCGATCCGCGCAGCCTGCGTCTTAATTTCGAATTTAATCTGGAAATCTTCGATGCCGCAGTCAACGCCCGGCTTGCCGGGCATTTTGCGGCCTGCCGCAACGCCGCCCGCCGCGTCACCTTGGAGGAGGTCGATGGTCGCCCCCTGCCGGTAAAGATGCGCGATGCTACGGCAAAGCTGTTTTCCCCCTATTTGTGA
- a CDS encoding TIGR04211 family SH3 domain-containing protein — protein MNRSKTGEGILRREFRVERAGMTGKGQGCKALVQVMAVLLLLGGGFSSAWAAYITDQIPVTLRRGPGNEYRILKSLTSPASIEILEDNDNYFKVRTADGTEGYILKQYVIRQEPSAVIAARLQREQTVLRKKVDELRQQNQDFQALQAENRTLLQQTETELRKVQGDYDKLRKGAQNITETMAERDRLQQENEEQLQKIAALEKENRYLWRNNILRWFFAGVGVLCLGWLLGRRPPRRTRSF, from the coding sequence ATGAACAGGTCGAAAACCGGGGAGGGGATATTGCGACGTGAGTTTCGGGTGGAACGGGCCGGGATGACGGGGAAAGGGCAAGGTTGCAAGGCGCTGGTACAGGTGATGGCCGTTTTGTTGTTGCTTGGGGGAGGTTTTTCCTCCGCCTGGGCGGCTTACATCACGGATCAGATTCCGGTGACCCTCAGACGCGGTCCGGGCAACGAGTACCGCATTTTAAAATCCCTGACCAGTCCTGCCAGCATCGAAATCCTTGAAGACAACGATAACTACTTCAAGGTGCGCACGGCAGACGGCACCGAAGGATATATCCTCAAGCAATACGTGATTCGTCAGGAACCTTCCGCCGTGATCGCAGCGCGCCTGCAACGAGAACAAACCGTTTTGCGCAAAAAGGTCGATGAACTAAGACAGCAGAATCAAGATTTTCAAGCCCTGCAGGCGGAGAATCGCACTCTGCTTCAACAGACCGAGACCGAATTGCGCAAGGTTCAGGGTGACTATGACAAGTTGCGCAAAGGTGCACAGAATATTACCGAGACTATGGCCGAACGCGATCGGTTGCAGCAGGAAAACGAGGAGCAGTTGCAGAAGATCGCAGCACTGGAGAAGGAAAACCGGTACCTGTGGCGCAATAATATCCTGCGCTGGTTTTTTGCCGGCGTAGGTGTGCTGTGTCTCGGTTGGTTGCTCGGCCGCCGGCCGCCGCGGCGGACCCGTTCATTTTGA
- a CDS encoding type IV pilus twitching motility protein PilT, protein MAKIDALFKILKEKGGSDLHLSAGNPPLIRRSGQLEPILTQVLTHEQNKALLYEIMGEAQRKTYETTRDLDFAYEVTELKSRFRANIFMGRLGMGAVFRLIPAEILSADQLGLPPAVLDFTQFKKGLVLVTGPTGSGKSTTLAAMIDHVNRTRKEHILTVEDPIEFVHVSQQSLINQREVGRHTRSFAAALKAALREDPDLILVGEMRDLETIELAITAAETGHLVFGTLHTSSAAKTVDRIINVFPTNQQEQVRTMLGESLKGVIAQQLLRTVDGKRCAALEILSVNSAVSNLIREGKTFQIPSVIQTGKTQGMQLMDQAIQDLLTAGKITREEAHKFASNKALFQ, encoded by the coding sequence ATGGCAAAAATTGATGCGCTGTTCAAAATATTGAAAGAAAAAGGCGGATCGGACCTGCACCTTTCAGCAGGCAATCCGCCGCTTATACGCCGATCGGGGCAACTGGAACCCATTTTGACTCAAGTTCTGACCCACGAACAAAATAAGGCGTTGCTCTACGAAATTATGGGCGAAGCCCAGCGCAAAACCTATGAAACGACCCGCGATCTCGATTTTGCCTATGAGGTAACGGAGCTTAAATCGCGTTTTCGTGCCAACATCTTTATGGGCCGGCTCGGTATGGGCGCTGTGTTTCGCCTGATTCCCGCTGAGATCCTCAGCGCCGACCAGCTTGGCCTTCCCCCTGCGGTACTCGATTTCACCCAGTTCAAAAAAGGTCTGGTACTGGTCACCGGACCGACCGGAAGCGGCAAATCGACCACCCTGGCGGCCATGATCGATCATGTCAACCGGACCCGCAAAGAACACATCCTTACCGTCGAAGATCCCATTGAATTCGTGCATGTCAGCCAGCAGAGCCTCATCAATCAGCGAGAAGTCGGGCGCCACACCCGCTCCTTTGCCGCCGCCCTCAAAGCGGCTCTACGCGAAGATCCGGATCTGATCCTGGTCGGCGAGATGCGCGATCTGGAAACCATCGAACTGGCCATCACGGCGGCAGAAACCGGGCATCTGGTATTTGGCACCCTGCATACCAGCAGCGCCGCCAAAACGGTGGATCGCATCATCAATGTCTTTCCCACCAACCAGCAGGAGCAGGTCCGCACCATGCTCGGCGAATCCCTCAAGGGAGTCATCGCCCAACAACTGCTAAGGACGGTGGACGGCAAGCGTTGCGCCGCCCTTGAGATCCTGTCTGTAAATTCGGCCGTCTCCAACCTGATCCGGGAAGGTAAAACCTTCCAGATTCCGTCGGTTATTCAAACCGGTAAAACGCAGGGCATGCAGCTCATGGACCAGGCCATTCAGGATCTTCTGACCGCGGGAAAAATCACCCGCGAGGAAGCTCACAAATTCGCCTCCAACAAGGCCCTGTTCCAATAA
- the gloA gene encoding lactoylglutathione lyase, with translation MKYQMIHTCIRVMDLKKSELFYQQAFGFEVVRRLELPEHKCTLAWLRSPGGTFELELTWNHDQEEPYALGNGYSHLAVGVADLIASHKQHEAMGLHPKPLKSLTGGDPRFYFLADPDGYLIEVLKA, from the coding sequence ATGAAATATCAAATGATTCATACCTGTATCCGGGTCATGGACCTGAAAAAATCCGAACTTTTCTATCAGCAGGCTTTCGGCTTCGAGGTCGTACGGCGGCTTGAGTTGCCCGAGCATAAATGCACCCTGGCATGGCTGCGCAGTCCGGGCGGCACTTTCGAACTGGAATTGACATGGAACCACGACCAGGAAGAACCCTACGCGTTGGGCAATGGCTACTCCCACCTGGCGGTAGGGGTCGCAGATCTGATCGCATCCCACAAGCAACATGAAGCCATGGGACTTCATCCCAAACCACTCAAAAGCCTGACGGGTGGTGATCCGAGATTTTACTTTCTGGCGGATCCCGACGGATATTTGATCGAGGTCCTTAAGGCCTAA